A region from the Agarivorans sp. Alg241-V36 genome encodes:
- the xerC gene encoding tyrosine recombinase XerC, which yields MMQDDIEHFLHHLEVERRYSPATISSYQRSLLQQAKLLENLGCETWSQVTSANVRSVLLKLKTSGLSARSMANKLSALRSFFKYLLQQQKVSFNPVVGVSAPKQSKPLPKNLDVDSLNQLLSMEGDDLVSSRDLAMMELFYASGMRLAELVGLNVQDIDFKQRQVIVTGKGNKQRWVPFGSKAEQALKHWLKQRRLLVMDEEEPALFVSVRQQRISHRTVQKRLQHWAQQMQLSGTLHPHKLRHSFATHLLESSGDLRVVQELLGHANLATTQVYTHLDFTHLATSYDAAHPRAKRKS from the coding sequence ATGATGCAGGATGATATAGAACACTTCCTTCACCATCTCGAAGTAGAGCGTCGCTATAGTCCTGCTACCATTAGCTCCTATCAACGTAGTTTATTGCAACAAGCTAAACTCCTCGAAAACCTTGGTTGTGAAACCTGGTCACAAGTAACCAGCGCCAATGTGCGCAGTGTGTTGCTCAAGCTTAAAACCAGTGGTTTATCGGCGCGTTCAATGGCTAATAAACTGTCGGCCTTACGCAGTTTTTTTAAGTACTTATTGCAACAACAAAAGGTCAGCTTTAATCCGGTAGTTGGTGTATCCGCACCCAAGCAAAGTAAACCCCTACCCAAAAACCTCGATGTAGACTCATTGAATCAGTTGCTCTCTATGGAGGGGGATGATTTGGTAAGTAGTCGTGATTTAGCCATGATGGAATTGTTTTATGCCAGCGGTATGCGATTAGCCGAACTGGTTGGCTTAAACGTTCAAGATATCGACTTTAAGCAGCGGCAGGTTATTGTTACCGGTAAAGGCAATAAACAACGCTGGGTGCCCTTTGGCAGCAAAGCCGAACAAGCGCTTAAGCATTGGCTGAAACAGCGTCGATTATTGGTGATGGATGAAGAAGAACCAGCCCTGTTTGTGAGTGTAAGGCAGCAGCGTATTAGTCATCGCACAGTGCAAAAGCGGTTGCAGCACTGGGCGCAACAAATGCAGTTGTCGGGTACTTTGCATCCTCACAAATTACGCCATTCTTTTGCTACTCATTTGCTTGAAAGTAGTGGTGATTTGCGGGTGGTTCAAGAGTTATTGGGCCATGCTAATTTGGCCACCACTCAAGTTT